TCCTTGTGTTGAGGTATCTGTAGTCACAGCATAATCTGTATATTCTTCTACCATTCGACAACATTTTTGGGAACAGTCAAAACATGTACGCCTCTTCAACTGTACCCTCAGACAATTGCTGATGGAGGAATTCTTCCGTTATTGGCTGTAGGTGTTCTGGAAGCGTGGATGGTTTCCTGTAGACAGGAGCGTTATTGTCGGTGAGCTCAGGGGAAACTTGGACATGTTAGGTAGCTGGAAGTAGTGGTTAGGTAGAAAGTGACGGGCGTGGCTAGGGTGAATTCACATGCATAAACTGAACTTTTCCTGTGCGGATCTGAGAGTGATGTTTTCTAAGTCACCGTTTCCCTGCTGGCTTTGAATTGTATATTGCATGCAGCCAATCCAAGGTCATTTATTCAACTTAGATGGTTATCTCCCCAGTCCTGCGGCCTGATCTTGGAACCTTACTCGATAGTAGTAACGttactacactgaaacgccaagaaaaaaaaaagaaaaatacagcacttccgagatagcgatgaagtggggactttctcgTACGacgatttcatgagtgtactgtgaatatcagaaatccgctaaaacatcaaatcgccgacatcgcagcggccggaaaaagatcctgcaagaacgcgaccaacgacggctgaagagaatcgttcaacgtgacagaagtgcaaccgttccgcaaattgctgcagatttcaatgctgcgccatcaacaagtttgagtgtgtgaaccattcgacgaaacataatcgatatgggctctctGAGCCGAACTCCCacccctgtacccttgatgactgcacgacacagagctttacgcctcgcctgggcgtcagcaccgacattgggctgctgatggctggaaacattttgtctggtacgacgagtctcgtttcatattgtatcgagcggttgaacGTGAATCGGTaccgagacaacttcatgaatccatggaccctgcacgtcagcaggggactgttcaagcgggtggagggtagagtgatatgggacccctgatacatctagatacgactctgacagctgacgcgTATGCTACTATCCtggttgatcacctgcatccattcatgtccattgtgcattccgagggactttggtaaatccagcagaacaatgtgacaccccacacgaccagaattgctacagagtggctccagaaacacttttctaacacttccgctggccatcaaactccccagatatgaacattattgagcagatctgggatgtaacgtgctgttcagaagagatctccacccctcgtactctcacggatttatggacagccctgcatgatccatggtgtcagttccctccagcactactccagacattagtcgagtccacgccacgtcgcgttgcggcatttctgcgtgctcgcgggggcgctgcacgatgttaggcaggtatacaggcttctttggctcctcagtgtactaACAGCGCTGGTAATTGCCGGTGCTGGACTTAGATTGGTGAAGCTTAACCATGCCTCGCTGATCAAAGCGAAGATGACGACGTCAAATTTAGAGCGGTTTTACTAGTGTAGGAAATTTATACGGGTCCGCCAGTAAACTGCTTGCAACTAAACACGCGGAATAGAGCGTCACGTGATGTGTTTGAcgcggggacttaacatctgaggtcatcactcccctaaaacttagaactacttaaacccaactaacctaaggacatcacacacacccattcccgaggcaggattcgaacctgcgacagtagcggtctcgtggttctagactggagcgcctagaaccgctcggccactccggccggctgacgcgGGGCAAACCGCGATTGTGTTTTCGCGACGCTGCGTGGGTTCCGAACAAACGACGGAAGGAGTTCATCACTTTGTTTCGATTCTGCAGCGTGCtcgcgcgcgcgcacgtgtgtgtgttgtgtgtgtgtgtgtgtgtgtgtttgagagtgagtgagtgtgtatgtgaTCAAACAGGTATGCAGGTCAGCTGAGCTGCACGTCACACCTACCTCGTGTCATACGAAGATGGCGAGGGATGCTGCAATCTCTAGTTCCTCTACATCTAAAATAGAAATCCCTCCTCCACGAAATTCACCGTTAAGGTTCGCTGTAATTTGACACTTTCTGAAAAAATGACTCTATATAATACCGTCTGTGGCAGTGATGCTCAGTGGGAGTGTATATTAAATTCACACAGGGATCGGTTCCATTTGCACTGTTCGCTCACTCTCTTTTTATTCGAACAAATTGGCCATCATCTGTTGATTACAAATCACACTAATTTCGAGGTACTACGTCCTTACAGTTTAACTCTTGCCAGACATATGTTCTTTCACATTAACTTCTGACAAATTTTTTCCCTTCCActatattaattgtaaaaatacacttttaaGCAACATGGTTTCTTCTTTACAAGTGCTACGCCGTATATACATTAATTTTTAACGTTTTCTTTAATACCTTACTGTATTTCTCAATCAGTATGTCAACATCCTGTACAACAACTGCTCTTATTCCTGTGTCCTGTCCAATTGTCCTTTAACACTATGCATTCACTTCAAACAACATGTCACAACGACACTTGTTTGTTACTGTCTCATGCTATAACATTTTGCTCCCCTCTGACCAATCAGAACACTAATCAGCGCTACGAACACCATTACATGTTCTTCCACACAGTTGAGTTATCTCCATCTTCCTGCTCCTCTGGTTTGACACTGATACTAATTTTTCTTGGCACAGTACTGAACATACACGTAATACACACATACAATTCTTATTTAAGACttgcatattttcaaaaaataaatactgTCATGGAACAAtgtagataagtaaataaattcgcAAAAAAATTCTGTATCAAGCTGAAGTTAAATATGGTACAAGGGAATAATTTTCAGATACACAATGCGTTGCCAGAGGTGAAAGTCATGTAAATTGTCATTAAAAAATTCCTAGTACTAGTCGGAGACAGAATTTTGGGTTGAGCGATCTAGTGTGAGACAAAAGACGAAGCACAGTTCTGCAGTTATTTGCAAGATAAGAAGGGTAACGTAGACATCTTTTTGAAGCTTTGTAGGAATAAATGGGAAAGGCAAACATTCCTGTAAAGATATTGCAAGAGTATATTATGTTCCCTTCACTGCCcagtggttgaaatatttttttcatatgcaAGAAATTCTTGCAGTATTTTCGTTTTTATCATATGCTATGGGTAACAAAATGTTTTTGTGAAAATTTCGGAGACCAAGTTAACATGTTATCACAGGGTGGGTTGGAAGAAATAGAGCAAGAAATTCTTATTATCTTGTAGTAAATTACATTTTAATAGTAGTTACTTAATGTCAATTCATTAAATTAACTAGACAAACACAGACATGTAGAATAATTTAGAACAAGTGAGAAAAATACACTGGTTTTGCGTTAGCAGTAGGAGTTAATTTTGTGTTGTCAGCTGGATTCAATCATTATGACTGGTCACTGGCTTTAGTCCTGCCTACAGTCGAGACAGCCCTTTGGAAACAATATCCATGTAACTTACAACGAGGATTGCGCAAGGAGAGACCGTTCATTTCTCCTCCTTTCCAGATTTCTCTCAGCTGTTGAACAGAGCTCCTGTCCTGGACGTATGATATCCGGATTCCACCACGACAGCACTCTGTTCCTGAGCAGAGGCAGCGTCGTTCcattacaaatgaagaaaacgaactGCAGTGGTCCCTGCACCATCGTGGCTATGTGTACGTAGTACACAAACTGCGCTATGCCTTGtgcctggtggaacccaattctaataattaTACCTATCCCGCTCAAAATAACacccttaactgacataaaaacatATTGTTTCTTAGAGGCAAATTTACCGTTACTAAAAATTTTGAGTTGCCGCATGGAGTTCCGAGCACGTAAGTACATGTATCCCACCGACCCAAGACAAACCAAATTGAAAGTTATCGATAGAGAAATCCCCGCAAGGAATATTATCCGACTGTGCATCAGGTAATATTTGCTCATCTTTTCGAAAGCAATAGTTGCTATGCATACCACACTCCACGGTATAAGTGCGTACAGCGCTTGACCACGGAATACCCTTCTGGCTTCAGCAGGTGGCAGGTCGTCAGGGAGCCTAAGATGACGGACACACGCGTACATTTGGTAGCAGAATAAGTTTAGCCAGATACATCTTAGAAGAGTGAGGGCACTATCAATGTGGACCATCGTAGATAGGTCGGGGACACCTGTCATACGATAAATGACCTCAGAACACAAGATCTGCGTTATACCCGTGATCTGAATGGACAAGAATATCTTTCCCGGGACATTACGTAACTGGGGCAGGTACATGTATACAACAGTGGTCAAAAAGCGGAAAATAATATTTAAGGCTATAAATGACATTTCTAAAGGTTTTAAGCTGTCGATTTTGAAATCTTTGTATTTCAAggaggcactgttcaagctgtctTTGTACTTAAGAGCCCTTTCTGTTGGCCTCACATACCCTTTGTAGAACTCTCTTTCCCACGTTAAATTGTACGTCGTGAAGTGCGATCCGTTTGTGTAGAAACTGACGCCACATAAATCGAAAGACTTATGGAAAGAAAAATCGCCACACATCAGCAACAGGActgctctggaaacagagcagatggcgtctGTAGCGCTCGACTGCAGGCAGGACTGGTCGCCAGGGCTgtcgaaatagcagcgagcatcaTGTACGGATTGTAGcatactaaacgggacgtcctgacaaacGCCGAACGAGTTGGCTGTCATCCAGGCCAGCAGGCAGAGGTTGACGTttatcctctgcgtgtaggccaggtagctggtgacgggtacgtggggcgacctctgcaccagGTCGTCCCACAGCTGCACGCGGCACTGCTCGCGCAGGTTTTTGGTTTCcggtggcaggtcttccagcggacacgtggggtggtcgaGGGCGTTcgccaacagctgcacgcagtcagtgtccacggagaCCATGGCGTTGCTTCTGTCCTCCCTCTGCCACTCCTCATCTGCAAAAGAATCAATGCGAGATGTACGCATCTGATCCCAGAGGCTCCTCTGGATCCCAAGACCAGGTGTATTTTAACTACATCATCGATGATAAataatgtcaacaaaattttttgtaCTTGGAAAGATATATACCAGAGTTGAATCGAGAGAAGAGTACGCAATTCGTTTTCATCTACAGAGTATCCAGGAAGTCCCCCAAACCCTCTTGACTATCTACAGTAACTCTTCATCATTTCCTTGTGCCTTTTTCCCACGTCAACGCAGGGTCGgcgttgttactatggatttgccaTTGTTAGTGTAGAGGGCATCCAGATCCCCTTCCTATCCCCACCccataacctcccccccccccccaagagcccgcatctcgtggtcgtgcggtagcgttctcgcttcccacgcccgggttcccgggttcgattcccggcggggtcagggattttctctgcctcgtgatggctgggtgttgtgtgctgtccttaggttagttaggtttaagtagttctaagttctaggggactgatgacctcagatgttaagtcccatagtgctcagagccatttgaaccatttgaaccagcccccCAAGATGGAATTAGTGTagacccagctgtctgcgtctagtgaaagcaatggaatagtgtgaacgtgttcagatgtctgtgagtcgtgtaatggagacgggacgtggggaccgcccggtattcacctagtgggatgtggaaaaccgcctaaaaaccacatccaggctggctggcacaccgacgcTCGTTggtaatccaccaggcggattcgatctggggccggcgcgcctaccctagtccaggaagcagcgcatttgtGCTCTCGGTTAACATGGTGGGTGACTTTGTGCAATCATTGAGGACATACATTCGTTTGCTTGGTATCCCTCCTTTGAAGCTGACGAAAAGCGTTGGTGTAATTACTATACTCTTTTGTTTCACTACAGCACCATTTCAGTTGTGAATTCGTGTTGAAACAGTTACACTGTAAAGGAGCGTTTAGTGGCGCGTGTATGGATGTACGAAGGTCCACAGAGAGGGCAAACAACGAAAAACATTATGAGAGTATTTGCCATGGTGCAAATCGTAAAGCAGCTCTGCTTGTTTGAGCGCAATAAGCTGGTTATGTATCGAAGGCTGGTAGCGTGCTGGacgtaaaaaatacaaatgaaagcgTGTTTCCTCAACCGGCCGAACAGTCTGGAATGAAATCCTTTCGCAAGAGTTGCTCACATTCAAACATTGTGGTCACCAACATATGAccacattaaaaaatatttgataATGAAAGGATTTAGGCCGAAGTTAATGAATAAAGAATCTGACTGCTGCTTGGAGCGACGAGTTGCGACCTGCCGTGTCTCGCCCAAGAGTGTTAACAACAAGTATTATTTTTTATAGTCTCTAGCCGTATTTTGGAGTCTGAAGCGAAGCCTAATCTCAGgctctactgtagagattttggcgCAATTTCCACTAGCAGAGAGACAGGTTCACGAAATAGGTTTTTGTATATCATCTGTAAATTTTTAGTGCAAACTTCCTGAGCTTTGATAAATTAAAGTCCTTGCCTGAGTGAAAACCATGCGATTACCATGGCACGTTTACCTGTCTACATGTGAACGCTAATCTCAGTAACTGCCgcaggtgtgcgtgtgtgtgtgtttgtgtgtctgtgtctgtgtgtgtgtgtgtgtgtgtgtgtctggagctTACAGTCGGTCAACAGCGAGATTATCAGCACCCTTACtcacattaaaagaaacaaatgtggataaaACTAAGAAAATGGTAtcacacagtgaggaggaaacCTTTAAAGTGACGCTCATCCTCTCTCTCCCACCTCACTCGCGTTGACCACACAAGCACTCTGTCTCGCACCAGTTAAGACAACGGATAAAGGGTGAAAGGTGCTATATCTGGGATTAAAACGGAAATAAAAGGACAGGTGAGCTAAAAAAAGAGACTCTAAgaaatctgattggctgaccacaTACGAAAAAGATGGGTTAGCTGGGCACACAATTAATACGTTAAAATCATCTCCCTAAAATTTTCGGAAACATAGTGGACAAATTACAAGACCATAAGACTCTCATCACATTCGTTTGAACGTTAATTAAAATGGAGGGCAGATCTATCAGTAAATCAGTCGCTGCCCACTGGTCGGAGAATAAAACACAGTCTGATAAAATCTGGCACACtatgatctgtatgccacaagtaCTACACAATGGACAGAGTCCTCACCGGAGCAAGAAGCCACGTGTCACAGGGCTGTGGCCTGTGTGAAGGCGACTGGGGAGccgctcatcctcccaccgacccaaaaGCAAGGAGACAGCAGGCAGGTGGATGGCACACCGCGCTAACTCAGCAGCACGGCACGCCTCCCTGCTTGCTAGACCTGCCCTTTCGTTTCCAGCAATATCCACATGCCCTGGCACTCAGCAGACTGACTTCTGCTTCCCCTGCCGTTGTAGTAGGAGGAGGACGTCCTGGATATTGTGCACTACTTTAGCTACTGGGTACAAACGCTGTAGAGAGTGAAGAACACTCAGCGAATCAGACAAGACAAGGAATTTATCACGTTAAGCACATCTCGTCTGCTACAGTGCCTGCAAGGTCGCATGTCAATCTGCATCAAAGACGAAAAAACTTGCAAGGCAGTCAGACATTGAGTATACAAACAGAGAAAACAATAGTGCAACCAACAGTGTCCCCCTGTTTCGACCCGTCCATAAAGACAGTTATAATGGTTTGGTGACCATTAAAAAAGTCCTTTGGAGTGCTACATCTGCTATACTACACTAAATCTAAAGTTACTCTGGACCTCTACAGTAGTCAGGGTAGCAGACTGTTAAAACACTGCATTTGGGGTTGAACTTGTTCCACACCAAGTGACTACAGCACATGCCCTACCTAGTGTCCATATGTCCATGTTGCTCATGG
This DNA window, taken from Schistocerca serialis cubense isolate TAMUIC-IGC-003099 chromosome 11, iqSchSeri2.2, whole genome shotgun sequence, encodes the following:
- the LOC126426845 gene encoding uncharacterized protein LOC126426845, with the protein product MEWNLETLQKDRLRSATLSKLLHAVQQITRAINHRNRLVLDYNWEFLHNDQNLSKTEFQAEIPVFLEHLSDYWRDSAQLLSLGVKHFSQLLVPLAFEQMGIHSNDLQRHEWINSMKHLRDMLHTKLSGWVHDVQSVSEQMAYYKVEEHKNRPGTYILRRPLLNHDLLSYHERFLSFRDDFTALCVARHRRASQMFGLADALYSFYYYNWFFDLQFVGDIESLDEEWQREDRSNAMVSVDTDCVQLLANALDHPTCPLEDLPPETKNLREQCRVQLWDDLVQRSPHVPVTSYLAYTQRINVNLCLLAWMTANSFGVCQDVPFSMLQSVHDARCYFDSPGDQSCLQSSATDAICSVSRAVLLLMCGDFSFHKSFDLCGVSFYTNGSHFTTYNLTWEREFYKGYVRPTERALKYKDSLNSASLKYKDFKIDSLKPLEMSFIALNIIFRFLTTVVYMYLPQLRNVPGKIFLSIQITGITQILCSEVIYRMTGVPDLSTMVHIDSALTLLRCIWLNLFCYQMYACVRHLRLPDDLPPAEARRVFRGQALYALIPWSVVCIATIAFEKMSKYYLMHSRIIFLAGISLSITFNLVCLGSVGYMYLRARNSMRQLKIFSNGKFASKKQYVFMSVKGVILSGIGIIIRIGFHQAQGIAQFVYYVHIATMVQGPLQFVFFICNGTTLPLLRNRVLSWWNPDIIRPGQELCSTAERNLERRRNERSLLAQSSL